In Cicer arietinum cultivar CDC Frontier isolate Library 1 chromosome 7, Cicar.CDCFrontier_v2.0, whole genome shotgun sequence, a single window of DNA contains:
- the LOC101499003 gene encoding ferric reduction oxidase 2, which yields MAQEEVKRSPSKKYVMIQSTIKLLMVLVFLGLILIFIMMPTNTFKKIWFPQFQAKTNSTYFGAQGSRILMFTFPVLLMGTLGCVYLHIAKISNESNIEVYNGKKHEAISIWKNPMIVKGPLGIVSGIEITFLVMFIALLVWSFGTPLYNNFATITSKSAAEDGDKVWQEKLEAVGLRFGLVGNICLTFLFFPVTRGSSLLPIFGLTSEGCIKYHIWLGHVLMTLFTSHGICYIIYWISTNQISQMLKWNKVGVSNVAGEISLLAGLFLWVATIPKIRRKMFELFFYTHYLYILFIIFFIFHIGISFAYIMLPGFYLFLVDRYLRFLQSRREVRLVSTRVLPCETVELNFSKGHGLSYNPTSVIFINVPSISKLQWHPFTITSNSKLEPETLSVVIKSEGTWTQKLYQLLSSPSPIDRLRISVEGPYGPASTNYLRHESLVMVSGGSGITPFISIIRELIYLSTTFKCKTPNIVLICSFKNTSYLSMLDLILPISNTPSEISNLQLQIEVYITRDKEFKSDIPIHPKTLWFKPNPTDVPIHAMLGPNSWIWLGAIISSSFIIFLVIIGIITQYYIFPIDHNTNKIFSFPLRSFLSMVVICVFIVVVASVAVLWNKKNNAKEAKQIQNLEGSSSTVSPNSMIYNADRELESLPYQSLVQATNVHYGERPDFKRLLFEIKGSSVGVLVSGPKKLRQDVAAICSSSLVENLHFESISFTW from the exons atggctCAAGAAGAGGTGAAAAGGTCACCTTCTAAAAAATATGTCATGATTCAATCTACAATAAAGTTATTGATGGTGCTAGTCTTTCTGGGTTTGATTCTCATTTTCATAATGATGCCAACAAATACTTTTAAGAAAATATGGTTTCCTCAATTCCAAGCAAAGACTAATTCCACCTATTTTGGTGCACAAg GTTCAAGGATCCTTATGTTCACTTTTCCAGTCTTATTAATGGGCACTTTGGGATGTGTCTATCTCCACATAGCAAAAATCTCAAATGAGAGCAACATTGAAGT TTACAATGGCAAAAAACATGAAGCAATTAGCATATGGAAGAATCCAATGATTGTAAAAGGGCCTCTTGGAATTGTTTCTGGCATAGAGATAACGTTTTTGGTTATGTTCATTGCACTTCTTGTTTGGTCATTTGGAACTCCTTTGTATAACAACTTTGCAACTATCACTTCCAAATCAGCTGCAGAGGATGGCGATAAAGT GTGGCAAGAGAAACTGGAAGCTGTGGGATTAAGGTTTGGTCTTGTTGGGAACATATGTTTGACATTCTTGTTTTTTCCAGTGACTCGTGGTTCATCTTTGTTACCAATATTTGGGCTCACTTCTGAGGGTTGTATTAAGTATCATATTTGGCTTGGACACGTGCTAATGACACTTTTCACATCTCATGGCATTTGTTACATCATCTATTGGATATCTACTAATCAAATTTCACAG aTGCTGAAATGGAACAAAGTTGGAGTATCAAATGTAGCTGGAGAGATATCTTTGCTTGCTGGCTTGTTCCTTTGGGTTGCAACCATTCCTAAGATTAGGAGAAAAATGTTTGAGCTTTTTTTCTACACTCATTACCTCTACATtctcttcatcatcttcttcatctttcATATTGGTATTTCCTTTGCCTACATTATGCTCCCCGGTTTCTACCTCTTCTTGGTAGACCGATACCTGAGGTTCCTCCAATCTAGGCGCGAAGTTCGTTTGGTTTCGACTCGTGTTTTGCCATGCGAAACCGTAGAACTCAACTTCTCTAAGGGACAtg GGTTGTCTTATAATCCAACAAGTGTGATATTCATAAATGTACCAAGCATATCAAAGTTGCAATGGCATCCATTTACAATTACTTCTAATAGTAAATTGGAGCCAGAAACGCTAAGTGTTGTCATCAAAAGTGAAGGAACTTGGACACAAAAGCTCTATCAGTTGCTTTCAAGTCCTTCCCCAATCGATCGCCTCAGAATATCGGTTGAAGGTCCATATGGCCCTGCTTCAACCAATTACCTAAG GCATGAAAGTCTTGTGATGGTGAGCGGAGGAAGTGGCATAACACCTTTTATCTCCATCATTAGAGAGCTAATATATCTTAGCACCACATTCAAATGCAAAACACCAAACATTGTCCTAATTTGTTCATTCAAGAACACTTCATATCTATCAATGCTAGATTTGATCCTACCAATTTCCAATACACCATCTGAAATTTCCAATCTTCAACTTCAAATTGAGGTCTACATCACAAGAGACAAAGAATTTAAATCAGATATTCCGATTCATCCAAAAACATTATGGTTCAAGCCAAATCCAACTGATGTACCAATACACGCTATGTTAGGTCCAAATAGCTGGATTTGGCTTGGTGCTATAATCTCGTCTTCTTTTATCATCTTCCTTGTCATAATTGGGATCATTACTCAATACTACATTTTTCCAATCGATCATAACacgaataaaatattttcatttcccTTAAGGTCTTTCCTTTCCATGGTAGTTATATGTGTGTTCATAGTTGTTGTTGCTAGTGTAGCAGTCCTTTGGAATAAGAAAAACAATGCTAAAGAAGCTAAACAGATTCAGAACTTGGAAGGTTCATCGTCGACAGTGTCACCGAATTCAATGATTTACAATGCAGATAGAGAATTGGAAAGCCTTCCATACCAATCCCTTGTTCAAGCTACCAATGTGCATTATGGTGAAAGACCTGATTTTAAAA GACTTCTATTTGAAATCAAAGGGTCAAGTGTAGGAGTTCTTGTTTCAGGACCTAAGAAATTGAGGCAGGATGTAGCAGCCATTTGTTCATCTAGTTTAgttgaaaatctgcattttgaGTCCATAAGTTTTACCTGGTGA